The window ATGAGGTGCGGCGGGATGGAGACGCCGTTGACGACGGGGGCCTCGCCGGACACGGCATCGGCCTCACCGCCCTCGGCGGCGGCCTCCTCGGCCTCGGCCCGGTCGAAGGCGCCGGACTCGAGCGCGTGGCGGCGCTTGTCGACCATCTCGTCGTACTGCTTGGCGGGCACCAGGTGCTCGCGGTTGATCGAGCCGAGGTTCACGCCGTTGTCGAACATGACGTGGTAGCGGATCCAGAGGTCCCAGCCGTTGACCAGGACGACCTTGCCCGGGGTCCCCTCGGGCACGCCGGGCAACGGGGTGAAGGCGCGGACCTTGGACTTGCGCTTCAGCACGCCGTCGTTGCCGATCTCGGCGGCGATCAGGGCCGGATCGACGTCGGGGGTCGCGGGCTCAGTGGCCACCTCGGGCTCGACCAGGGTCATGGCGCCAATGCTGGCACGGCAGCCGCCACCGGACGGAACTCAGGACCTTCGTAGATGGGTCACCCCCGTCGCGCGTCGGCCCAGCTCTTCCCGGCCTCGACGTCGAGGTCGTGGGGCAGACCGAGCACCCGCTCGGCGACGATGTTGCGCTGCACGTCGCCGGTGCCGCCGCCGACGGTGAGGGCCGGGGCGAACAGGTAGCCGAAGTGCCAGCCCCACAGGTCGGGGCTGCCACCGGCCCGCTGGTGCTCGAGCATGCCGTGGGCGCCCGCCAGGTCCTTGGCGAGCTCCATGATCCGCTGGCCGTGCTCGTCGGCGAGGATCTTGCGGATCGACGCCTCGGGACCGGGCTGCTCCCCCCGGATCCGGGCCGTGACGGTGCGGAGCCGGATGAGGCGCAGGAGCTCGGCTTCGATGTGGAGCTGGGCCAGGCGGTCACGGACGACGGGGTCGTCGCACCCGCCCCCGGACCGGACCTCGTCGAGCAGGTCCGAAGCCGCCGGCCCCATCCCCCACAGGGCACCGCCGGAGGACAGCGAGACCCGCTCGTTGCCGAGGGTGACCTTGGCCAGCGCCCAGCCGCCATGGACGTCGCCGACGCGGTTGGCGTCGGGGATGCGCACGTCGGTGAGGAAGACCTCGTTGAAGGTGTGCCCGCCCGTCATCTCGATGATGGGGCGGATCTCGATGCCCTCGGCGTCCATCGGGCAGATGAAGTAGGTGATGCCCTGGTGCTTGGCCACGTCGGGGTCGGTGCGGGCGATGAGGATCCCGAACGCCGACTGGTGGGCCATCGAGGTCCAGATCTTCTGTCCGTTGACGACCCATTCGTCCCCGTCGCGCACCGCCCGGGTCCCGAGGTTCGCCAGGTCGGAACCGGCACCGGGTTCGGAGAACAGCTGGCACCAGATCTCCTCGGCGGCGAGGAGCGGCAACAGGTACCGCTCCTTCTGCTCGCCGGTGCCGGCGTGGAGGATGGTGGGACCAGCCCAACCGATGCCGATCATGTTCGACGGGCGCTTGATCCCGGCGGCGGCGAGCTCTTCGTCGACGATGATCTGATGGATCGGATCGGCGTCGAGGCCCCACGGCTCGGGCCAGTGGGGTGCGACGTAGCCGGCCTCGGCCAGCTGGCGCCCCGTCGGCTCGGGGTTGGCGGTCAGCCACTCCCGCACGGCGAGG is drawn from Acidimicrobiales bacterium and contains these coding sequences:
- a CDS encoding acyl-CoA dehydrogenase family protein, whose amino-acid sequence is MDFDFPPQDDPRRLAVREWLTANPEPTGRQLAEAGYVAPHWPEPWGLDADPIHQIIVDEELAAAGIKRPSNMIGIGWAGPTILHAGTGEQKERYLLPLLAAEEIWCQLFSEPGAGSDLANLGTRAVRDGDEWVVNGQKIWTSMAHQSAFGILIARTDPDVAKHQGITYFICPMDAEGIEIRPIIEMTGGHTFNEVFLTDVRIPDANRVGDVHGGWALAKVTLGNERVSLSSGGALWGMGPAASDLLDEVRSGGGCDDPVVRDRLAQLHIEAELLRLIRLRTVTARIRGEQPGPEASIRKILADEHGQRIMELAKDLAGAHGMLEHQRAGGSPDLWGWHFGYLFAPALTVGGGTGDVQRNIVAERVLGLPHDLDVEAGKSWADARRG